One window of the Trifolium pratense cultivar HEN17-A07 linkage group LG2, ARS_RC_1.1, whole genome shotgun sequence genome contains the following:
- the LOC123908735 gene encoding 26S proteasome non-ATPase regulatory subunit 2 homolog A-like isoform X3, protein MKHNAETEAVDLLMEVEYLDMLIEHVDRTNFKRTCLYLTSSARYLPGTDDMLVLELAFSIYLKFEEYTNALQLALVLDKRQYVRQVFTSCNDMLQKKQCCYILARHGVTFELDEELAPIEEDREILQDILNNSKLSEGYLTLARDIDVMEPKSPGDIYKEHLLDSHTCAAANVDSARHNLAATFVNAFVNAGFGQDKLMTDASDSSSTNSSGNWVFKNKEHGKTSAAASLGMVLLWDVDSGLAQLDKYFHSKDNHVIAGALLGVGISNRSIKNDCDPAMAILGDYTDNEDTSIRIGAIMGLGIAYAGSQNEQIRCKLEPILNDAKASLDVIAFAAISLGLVYVGSCNEEIAQAIIFALMDRSESELGEPLTRFLPLGLGLLYLGKQESVEATAEVSKTLDEKIRKYCEITLQSCAYAGTGNVLKVQNLLGHCSQKDEMHQGPAVVGIAMVAMAEELGIDMAIRSLEHLLQYGEQSVRRAVPLALGLLSISNPKANVIDTLSRLSHDTDSEVAMAAVIAFGLIGAGTNNARIAGMLRTLSSFYHKDANLLFCVRIAQGLVHLGKGLITLNPYHSDRSLLSPSSLAGLIAMLHSCLDMKAMVLGKYHYILYFLVLAMQPRMLLTLDENLKPISVPVRVGRAVDVVGQAGRPKIITGFQTHSTPVLLAAGDRAELATEKYIPLSSILEGFVILKDNPDYEDRL, encoded by the exons ATGAAG CACAATGCCGAGACAGAAGCTGTAGATCTTTTAATGGAG GTTGAGTACCTTGATATGTTGATCGAACATGTGGACAGAACAAATTTCAAGAGGACTTGCCTGTATCTCACCAGTTCAGCTAG ATACCTTCCTGGAACGGATGATATGTTAGTTTTGGAACTTGCATTTTCAATCTATCTAAAATTTGAAGAATATACAAATGCACTCCAACTTGCGTTGGTACTAGATAAGCGGCAG TATGTGAGGCAGGTGTTCACTTCTTGTAATGATATGCTGCAAAAGAAGCAATGTTGTTACATACTTGCACGTCAT GGAGTTACCTTTGAATTAGATGAGGAACTGGCTCCAATTGAAGAGGACAGAGAAATTTTGCAGGATATCTTAAACAATTCTAAGCTGAGTGAAGGATATCTGACTCTTGCTCGTGATATTGACGTCATGGAGCCCAAATCTCCTGGGGATATATACAAG GAACACTTGCTTGATAGCCACACATGTGCTGCAGCAAATGTTGATTCAGCTAGACATAACCTTGCAGCTACATTTGTCAATGCATTTGTAAATGCTGGCTTTGGTCAG GATAAATTGATGACTGATGCATCAGATTCTTCCAGCACTAATTCTTCAGGAAATTGGGTTTTCAAAAACAAGGAGCATGGGAAGACTAGTGCTGCAGCTAGTCTG GGTATGGTTTTACTTTGGGATGTTGACTCTGGACTTGCACAACTTGACAAATACTTTCATAGTAAAGACAACCATGTCATTGCTGGTGCATTATTAGGAGTTGGAATCTCCAATCGTAGTATCAAGAATGACTGTGATCCG GCCATGGCTATCTTAGGGGACTACACAGATAATGAAGACACTTCGATAAGGATTGGTGCAATTATGGGATTGGGAATAGCATATGCAGGTTCCCAGAACGAGCAG ATACGATGCAAGTTGGAACCTATTCTGAATGATGCTAAAGCTTCACTTGATGTGATTGCTTTTGCTGCGATTTCGTTGGGCTTGGTTTATGTTGGTTCTTGTAATGAGGAAATTGCTCAAGCAATCATATTTGCACTGATGGACAGGAGTGAATCAGAGTTGGGAGAGCCCTTGACACGATTTTTACCTCTTGGCCTAGGTCTTCTTTATCTTGGGAAACAG GAGAGTGTGGAGGCAACTGCTGAAGTTTCAAAGACTCTAGATGAAAAAATTAGGAAGTATTGCGAAATAACACTACAATCATGTGCCTATGCTGGAACTGGGAATGTTCTCAAG GTGCAGAATCTTTTGGGTCATTGTTCCCAAAAAGATGAAATGCATCAAGGTCCGGCGGTGGTTGGAATTGCTATGGTAGCAATGGCTGAAGAATTAGGCATTGATATGGCAATTCGATCGCTGGAACATCTTCTCCAATATGGAGAGCAGAGTGTACGCCGAGCAGTTCCCCTAGCACTTGGTCTACTTTCTATATCAAATCCAAAG GCCAATGTTATAGATACCTTAAGTAGACTAAGCCACGATACTGATTCGGAAGTGGCAATG GCAGCGGTTATTGCATTCGGGCTAATAGGTGCTGGAACGAACAATGCTCGAATTGCTGGCATGCTTCGCACCCTTTCCAGCTTTTACCACAAGGATGCCAACCTTCTATTTTGT GTGAGGATTGCCCAAGGTCTTGTACATTTGGGAAAAGGCCTAATAACGCTTAATCCATATCATTCCGACCGCTCCTTATTATCACC GTCATCACTTGCCGGTCTAATTGCAATGCTTCATTCATGCCTCGATATGAAAGCCATGGTGTTGGGAAAGTATCATTATATTCTTTACTTCCTTGTTTTGGCAATGCAG CCGAGGATGTTACTGACTTTGGACGAGAATTTAAAGCCTATATCAGTGCCTGTTCGGGTTGGTCGAGCAGTAGATGTTGTTGGACAGGCTGGTCGTCCTAAAATAATTACTGGTTTTCAGACTCACTCGACCCCTGTTCTCCTGGCTGCTGGGGATAGAGCCGAGCTAGCAACGGAAAA aTATATTCCCCTTTCGTCGATTCTCGAAGGGTTTGTTATTTTGAAGGACAATCCTGATTATGAGGATCGATTGTAA
- the LOC123909838 gene encoding uncharacterized protein LOC123909838, whose protein sequence is MSFNNNNNTKSSSSSLPSNPSPRNSEISNPMRRSFTGNPFAKPSLIANPRSTFSHTPANSPSDFSRKSFVDDKENVKDQILKPAKIRSPAATSKSTKNFMSPTISASIKMAESPRKKILTERNEPAPCSDPKVHMRKVTFADPLEQKSLDASFDGSGIPFPCYESEDLSDETLSDSNVVSLIPMDDLSFDNTMQMNVPLIPQNEIHTESIFENVSQEPDFVNLDPTFKLSPAAATPPVSYTANVIDPLDADPSMPPYDPKTNYLSPRPQFLHYKPKPRMDLEDSFILSGNFSDTEVTEDTQSDESQKESEDASSDETVKREEDEISEPSPVRTVMPDKTIEAKELRKSRFSLRSKAFALILLLSVAFVSFSISNSPGIDLAVFEEFYGAYKSSEFSEFARANFDQFSQFAKANYEGLSRNLHIWFTKSLSSISEFISDVKGARSLSQLQYFNLTVLHDYIEDSQFPIFGGGENVIGDTHLPAQEKHADSEIVMDEYFGDYEVYEEQLPVQEVDVEDAPESEEAFKGQSVTLVEPQQALQPVESAREENQTPRDHDGDSEYKLSSNSETAEIHSEEVCGEGSVDTTRVESEENDVKLNGKESDADLKHSPVSGSEAAETHTDDKALEKSASMDATIRGNEQSLEATHIPPNMVLYLLLCAGTIFIAGATFNWSRKVNGRSKKITNSVKKPEIESENKQVPLDKPSLRNAPVEMDVVGESCPSEMSSFDNSSSYRVNQSNETISVEKKRRNNHRRESLASSDNSMGSPSYGSLTVFEKIPKGRRGEEEIVTPVRRSSRIRSLATSPV, encoded by the exons ATGTCtttcaataacaacaacaacaccaaatcttcatcttcttcacttcCATCAAACCCTAGTCCAAGAAATTCAGAAATCAGTAATCCTATGAGAAGAAGTTTCACTGGAAATCCATTCGCCAAACCTTCCCTCATCGCAAACCCTAGATCTACTTTCTCTCACACCCCCGCCAATAGTCCTTCAG atttttcaagaaaaagCTTTGTTGATGACAAAGAAAATGTTAAAGATCAGATTCTGAAACCGGCAAAGATTCGATCACCAGCTGCAACTTCAAAATCAACAAAGAATTTCATGTCTCCGACGATCTCGGCTTCCATCAAGATGGCTGAGTCTCCGAGAAAGAAAATCCTCACTGAGAGGAACGAGCCTGCTCCTTGTTCTGACCCTAAAGTTCATATGCGTAAGGTAACTTTTGCTGATCCTTTAGAACAGAAAAGCTTAGATGCTTCTTTTGATGGGAGTGGAATCCCTTTCCCTTGTTATGAGTCTGAAGATTTGAGTGATGAAACTTTGTCTGATTCCAATGTTGTTAGTTTGATTCCAATGGATGATTTGTCCTTTGATAATACTATGCAAATGAATGTTCCTTTGATTCCACAGAATGAAATTCACACCGAATCCATATTTGAAAATGTTTCCCAAGAGCCTGATTTCGTTAACCTTGACCCTACTTTTAAGCTTAGTCCAGCTGCCGCTACTCCACCAGTTTCTTACACAGCTAATGTCATAGATCCTCTTGATGCTGATCCCTCTATGCCACCTTATGATCCTAAAACTAACTACCTTTCCCCTAGGCCACAATTCCTtcattataaaccaaaaccgCGAATGGATTTGGAGGACAGTTTTATCTTGTCTGGAAACTTTTCAGATACGGAAGTTACCGAAGATACTCAGTCGGATGAATCACAGAAGGAATCTGAGGATGCTTCTTCTGATGAAACTGTGAAGCGAGAAGAGGATGAAATTTCTGAACCAAGTCCTGTTAGGACTGTCATGCCAGACAAAACTATTGAAGCAAAAGAGTTGCGTAAATCACGCTTCTCTTTGAGATCAAAGGCTTTTGCTCTGATTTTGCTTCTGTCAGTTGCTTTTGTATCATTCTCAATCTCAAATTCTCCAGGGATTGATCTTGCTGTGTTTGAGGAGTTCTATGGGGCTTATAAGTCGTCTGAATTTTCGGAGTTTGCAAGGGCTAACTTTGATCAATTCTCCCAGTTTGCAAAAGCAAATTATGAAGGTTTATCCCGAAATTTACATATTTGGTTTACCAAGTCATTGTCTTCAATCTCTGAGTTCATTTCAGATGTTAAAGGAGCACGTAGTTTGTCCCAGTTGCAGTATTTTAACTTGACTGTGCTGCATGACTATATTGAAGATAGTCAATTTCCTATCTTTGGTGGTGGTGAAAATGTAATAGGTGACACTCACCTTCCTGCCCAAGAAAAGCATGCTGACTCAGAGATTGTTATGGATGAGTACTTTGGTGATTATGAAGTATACGAAGAACAACTTCCTGTCCAAGAAGTTGATGTTGAAGATGCCCCAGAATCTGAGGAAGCATTCAAGGGCCAATCTGTCACTTTGGTAGAACCACAGCAGGCTTTGCAACCAGTAGAATCAGCAAGGGAAGAAAACCAAACACCAAGAGATCATGATGGTGACAGTGAATATAAGCTAAGTTCAAATTCCGAGACCGCTGAAATCCATAGTGAAGAAGTGTGTGGAGAAGGCAGTGTAGATACAACAAGAGTAGAATCAGAAGAAAATGATGTTAAATTAAATGGCAAAGAAAGTGATGCAGATCTCAAGCATTCACCAGTTTCAGGTTCAGAAGCTGCTGAAACTCACACGGATGACAAAGCACTGGAAAAATCAGCAAGCATGGATGCTACAATTAGAGGGAATGAACAGTCATTAGAAGCAACTCACATTCCTCCAAACATGGTGCTATACCTGCTGCTTTGTGCTGGTACAATTTTTATTGCAGGTGCAACTTTTAACTGGTCAAGGAAAGTTAATGGCAGAAGCAAAAAGATTACTAACTCTGTGAAGAAACCTGAGATTGAATCTGAGAACAAACAAgttcccttggataagccatcTCTGAGGAATGCACCTGTAGAAATGGACGTGGTTGGAGAATCATGCCCTTCAGAAATGAGCAGCTTTGATAACAGCTCTTCCTATAGAGTGAATCAATCGAATGAAACTATTAGTGTGGAGAAAAAGCGCAGGAATAACCACAGGAGAGAGTCTTTGGCTTCTTCTGACAACTCCATGGGTTCACCATCCTATGGAAGCCTAACGGTGTTTGAGAAAATTCCAAAG GGACGACGCGGTGAAGAGGAGATAGTTACTCCGGTTAGGCGTTCAAGTAGGATTAGGAGCCTTGCCACTTCTCCTGTATAA
- the LOC123908735 gene encoding 26S proteasome non-ATPase regulatory subunit 2 homolog A-like isoform X2, whose amino-acid sequence MAKNKMVQIEDLSDEDLALKEQLQLYVERVQDSDPQLQKLALQNIRHEIRNSTSSMTSVHKPLKFLRPHYVTLKTYYEQTMMAESDVKEYLADILSVLAMSAPGDEEELESLRYRLLGSKGDISSWGHEYVRNLAGQIAKEYAKRQTADTPIDDLLELVQQIVAFHMKHNAETEAVDLLMEVEYLDMLIEHVDRTNFKRTCLYLTSSARYLPGTDDMLVLELAFSIYLKFEEYTNALQLALVLDKRQYVRQVFTSCNDMLQKKQCCYILARHGVTFELDEELAPIEEDREILQDILNNSKLSEGYLTLARDIDVMEPKSPGDIYKEHLLDSHTCAAANVDSARHNLAATFVNAFVNAGFGQDKLMTDASDSSSTNSSGNWVFKNKEHGKTSAAASLGMVLLWDVDSGLAQLDKYFHSKDNHVIAGALLGVGISNRSIKNDCDPAMAILGDYTDNEDTSIRIGAIMGLGIAYAGSQNEQIRCKLEPILNDAKASLDVIAFAAISLGLVYVGSCNEEIAQAIIFALMDRSESELGEPLTRFLPLGLGLLYLGKQESVEATAEVSKTLDEKIRKYCEITLQSCAYAGTGNVLKVQNLLGHCSQKDEMHQGPAVVGIAMVAMAEELGIDMAIRSLEHLLQYGEQSVRRAVPLALGLLSISNPKAAVIAFGLIGAGTNNARIAGMLRTLSSFYHKDANLLFCVRIAQGLVHLGKGLITLNPYHSDRSLLSPSSLAGLIAMLHSCLDMKAMVLGKYHYILYFLVLAMQPRMLLTLDENLKPISVPVRVGRAVDVVGQAGRPKIITGFQTHSTPVLLAAGDRAELATEKYIPLSSILEGFVILKDNPDYEDRL is encoded by the exons atggCAAAGAACAAGATGGTCCAGATCGAAGATCTC TCAGATGAGGATTTAGCTTTGAAAGAACAGCTACAATTGTATGTTGAGAGGGTTCAGGATTCTGACCCCCAATTGCAGAAGCTTGCTCTTCAAAACATCAG gCATGAAATTCGTAATTCAACTAGCTCCATGACTTCCGTTCACAAGCCTTTAAAATTTCTACGCCCCCATTATGTCACTCTTAAGACATATTATGAACAAACTATGATGGCTGAATCAGATGTAAAg GAGTATTTAGCAGACATTTTATCAGTTTTGGCCATGTCTGCTCCGGGAGACGAAGAAGAACTG GAAAGCCTCCGGTACAGATTATTGGGTTCAAAGGGTGATATTAGTTCTTGGGGGCATGAGTATGTTAG GAATTTGGCGGGACAAATTGCAAAAGAGTATGCAAAACGACAG ACCGCGGACACTCCAATAGACGATCTTTTGGAACTTGTACAACAAATAGTTGCTTTTCATATGAAG CACAATGCCGAGACAGAAGCTGTAGATCTTTTAATGGAG GTTGAGTACCTTGATATGTTGATCGAACATGTGGACAGAACAAATTTCAAGAGGACTTGCCTGTATCTCACCAGTTCAGCTAG ATACCTTCCTGGAACGGATGATATGTTAGTTTTGGAACTTGCATTTTCAATCTATCTAAAATTTGAAGAATATACAAATGCACTCCAACTTGCGTTGGTACTAGATAAGCGGCAG TATGTGAGGCAGGTGTTCACTTCTTGTAATGATATGCTGCAAAAGAAGCAATGTTGTTACATACTTGCACGTCAT GGAGTTACCTTTGAATTAGATGAGGAACTGGCTCCAATTGAAGAGGACAGAGAAATTTTGCAGGATATCTTAAACAATTCTAAGCTGAGTGAAGGATATCTGACTCTTGCTCGTGATATTGACGTCATGGAGCCCAAATCTCCTGGGGATATATACAAG GAACACTTGCTTGATAGCCACACATGTGCTGCAGCAAATGTTGATTCAGCTAGACATAACCTTGCAGCTACATTTGTCAATGCATTTGTAAATGCTGGCTTTGGTCAG GATAAATTGATGACTGATGCATCAGATTCTTCCAGCACTAATTCTTCAGGAAATTGGGTTTTCAAAAACAAGGAGCATGGGAAGACTAGTGCTGCAGCTAGTCTG GGTATGGTTTTACTTTGGGATGTTGACTCTGGACTTGCACAACTTGACAAATACTTTCATAGTAAAGACAACCATGTCATTGCTGGTGCATTATTAGGAGTTGGAATCTCCAATCGTAGTATCAAGAATGACTGTGATCCG GCCATGGCTATCTTAGGGGACTACACAGATAATGAAGACACTTCGATAAGGATTGGTGCAATTATGGGATTGGGAATAGCATATGCAGGTTCCCAGAACGAGCAG ATACGATGCAAGTTGGAACCTATTCTGAATGATGCTAAAGCTTCACTTGATGTGATTGCTTTTGCTGCGATTTCGTTGGGCTTGGTTTATGTTGGTTCTTGTAATGAGGAAATTGCTCAAGCAATCATATTTGCACTGATGGACAGGAGTGAATCAGAGTTGGGAGAGCCCTTGACACGATTTTTACCTCTTGGCCTAGGTCTTCTTTATCTTGGGAAACAG GAGAGTGTGGAGGCAACTGCTGAAGTTTCAAAGACTCTAGATGAAAAAATTAGGAAGTATTGCGAAATAACACTACAATCATGTGCCTATGCTGGAACTGGGAATGTTCTCAAG GTGCAGAATCTTTTGGGTCATTGTTCCCAAAAAGATGAAATGCATCAAGGTCCGGCGGTGGTTGGAATTGCTATGGTAGCAATGGCTGAAGAATTAGGCATTGATATGGCAATTCGATCGCTGGAACATCTTCTCCAATATGGAGAGCAGAGTGTACGCCGAGCAGTTCCCCTAGCACTTGGTCTACTTTCTATATCAAATCCAAAG GCAGCGGTTATTGCATTCGGGCTAATAGGTGCTGGAACGAACAATGCTCGAATTGCTGGCATGCTTCGCACCCTTTCCAGCTTTTACCACAAGGATGCCAACCTTCTATTTTGT GTGAGGATTGCCCAAGGTCTTGTACATTTGGGAAAAGGCCTAATAACGCTTAATCCATATCATTCCGACCGCTCCTTATTATCACC GTCATCACTTGCCGGTCTAATTGCAATGCTTCATTCATGCCTCGATATGAAAGCCATGGTGTTGGGAAAGTATCATTATATTCTTTACTTCCTTGTTTTGGCAATGCAG CCGAGGATGTTACTGACTTTGGACGAGAATTTAAAGCCTATATCAGTGCCTGTTCGGGTTGGTCGAGCAGTAGATGTTGTTGGACAGGCTGGTCGTCCTAAAATAATTACTGGTTTTCAGACTCACTCGACCCCTGTTCTCCTGGCTGCTGGGGATAGAGCCGAGCTAGCAACGGAAAA aTATATTCCCCTTTCGTCGATTCTCGAAGGGTTTGTTATTTTGAAGGACAATCCTGATTATGAGGATCGATTGTAA
- the LOC123908735 gene encoding 26S proteasome non-ATPase regulatory subunit 2 homolog A-like isoform X1, translating to MAKNKMVQIEDLSDEDLALKEQLQLYVERVQDSDPQLQKLALQNIRHEIRNSTSSMTSVHKPLKFLRPHYVTLKTYYEQTMMAESDVKEYLADILSVLAMSAPGDEEELESLRYRLLGSKGDISSWGHEYVRNLAGQIAKEYAKRQTADTPIDDLLELVQQIVAFHMKHNAETEAVDLLMEVEYLDMLIEHVDRTNFKRTCLYLTSSARYLPGTDDMLVLELAFSIYLKFEEYTNALQLALVLDKRQYVRQVFTSCNDMLQKKQCCYILARHGVTFELDEELAPIEEDREILQDILNNSKLSEGYLTLARDIDVMEPKSPGDIYKEHLLDSHTCAAANVDSARHNLAATFVNAFVNAGFGQDKLMTDASDSSSTNSSGNWVFKNKEHGKTSAAASLGMVLLWDVDSGLAQLDKYFHSKDNHVIAGALLGVGISNRSIKNDCDPAMAILGDYTDNEDTSIRIGAIMGLGIAYAGSQNEQIRCKLEPILNDAKASLDVIAFAAISLGLVYVGSCNEEIAQAIIFALMDRSESELGEPLTRFLPLGLGLLYLGKQESVEATAEVSKTLDEKIRKYCEITLQSCAYAGTGNVLKVQNLLGHCSQKDEMHQGPAVVGIAMVAMAEELGIDMAIRSLEHLLQYGEQSVRRAVPLALGLLSISNPKANVIDTLSRLSHDTDSEVAMAAVIAFGLIGAGTNNARIAGMLRTLSSFYHKDANLLFCVRIAQGLVHLGKGLITLNPYHSDRSLLSPSSLAGLIAMLHSCLDMKAMVLGKYHYILYFLVLAMQPRMLLTLDENLKPISVPVRVGRAVDVVGQAGRPKIITGFQTHSTPVLLAAGDRAELATEKYIPLSSILEGFVILKDNPDYEDRL from the exons atggCAAAGAACAAGATGGTCCAGATCGAAGATCTC TCAGATGAGGATTTAGCTTTGAAAGAACAGCTACAATTGTATGTTGAGAGGGTTCAGGATTCTGACCCCCAATTGCAGAAGCTTGCTCTTCAAAACATCAG gCATGAAATTCGTAATTCAACTAGCTCCATGACTTCCGTTCACAAGCCTTTAAAATTTCTACGCCCCCATTATGTCACTCTTAAGACATATTATGAACAAACTATGATGGCTGAATCAGATGTAAAg GAGTATTTAGCAGACATTTTATCAGTTTTGGCCATGTCTGCTCCGGGAGACGAAGAAGAACTG GAAAGCCTCCGGTACAGATTATTGGGTTCAAAGGGTGATATTAGTTCTTGGGGGCATGAGTATGTTAG GAATTTGGCGGGACAAATTGCAAAAGAGTATGCAAAACGACAG ACCGCGGACACTCCAATAGACGATCTTTTGGAACTTGTACAACAAATAGTTGCTTTTCATATGAAG CACAATGCCGAGACAGAAGCTGTAGATCTTTTAATGGAG GTTGAGTACCTTGATATGTTGATCGAACATGTGGACAGAACAAATTTCAAGAGGACTTGCCTGTATCTCACCAGTTCAGCTAG ATACCTTCCTGGAACGGATGATATGTTAGTTTTGGAACTTGCATTTTCAATCTATCTAAAATTTGAAGAATATACAAATGCACTCCAACTTGCGTTGGTACTAGATAAGCGGCAG TATGTGAGGCAGGTGTTCACTTCTTGTAATGATATGCTGCAAAAGAAGCAATGTTGTTACATACTTGCACGTCAT GGAGTTACCTTTGAATTAGATGAGGAACTGGCTCCAATTGAAGAGGACAGAGAAATTTTGCAGGATATCTTAAACAATTCTAAGCTGAGTGAAGGATATCTGACTCTTGCTCGTGATATTGACGTCATGGAGCCCAAATCTCCTGGGGATATATACAAG GAACACTTGCTTGATAGCCACACATGTGCTGCAGCAAATGTTGATTCAGCTAGACATAACCTTGCAGCTACATTTGTCAATGCATTTGTAAATGCTGGCTTTGGTCAG GATAAATTGATGACTGATGCATCAGATTCTTCCAGCACTAATTCTTCAGGAAATTGGGTTTTCAAAAACAAGGAGCATGGGAAGACTAGTGCTGCAGCTAGTCTG GGTATGGTTTTACTTTGGGATGTTGACTCTGGACTTGCACAACTTGACAAATACTTTCATAGTAAAGACAACCATGTCATTGCTGGTGCATTATTAGGAGTTGGAATCTCCAATCGTAGTATCAAGAATGACTGTGATCCG GCCATGGCTATCTTAGGGGACTACACAGATAATGAAGACACTTCGATAAGGATTGGTGCAATTATGGGATTGGGAATAGCATATGCAGGTTCCCAGAACGAGCAG ATACGATGCAAGTTGGAACCTATTCTGAATGATGCTAAAGCTTCACTTGATGTGATTGCTTTTGCTGCGATTTCGTTGGGCTTGGTTTATGTTGGTTCTTGTAATGAGGAAATTGCTCAAGCAATCATATTTGCACTGATGGACAGGAGTGAATCAGAGTTGGGAGAGCCCTTGACACGATTTTTACCTCTTGGCCTAGGTCTTCTTTATCTTGGGAAACAG GAGAGTGTGGAGGCAACTGCTGAAGTTTCAAAGACTCTAGATGAAAAAATTAGGAAGTATTGCGAAATAACACTACAATCATGTGCCTATGCTGGAACTGGGAATGTTCTCAAG GTGCAGAATCTTTTGGGTCATTGTTCCCAAAAAGATGAAATGCATCAAGGTCCGGCGGTGGTTGGAATTGCTATGGTAGCAATGGCTGAAGAATTAGGCATTGATATGGCAATTCGATCGCTGGAACATCTTCTCCAATATGGAGAGCAGAGTGTACGCCGAGCAGTTCCCCTAGCACTTGGTCTACTTTCTATATCAAATCCAAAG GCCAATGTTATAGATACCTTAAGTAGACTAAGCCACGATACTGATTCGGAAGTGGCAATG GCAGCGGTTATTGCATTCGGGCTAATAGGTGCTGGAACGAACAATGCTCGAATTGCTGGCATGCTTCGCACCCTTTCCAGCTTTTACCACAAGGATGCCAACCTTCTATTTTGT GTGAGGATTGCCCAAGGTCTTGTACATTTGGGAAAAGGCCTAATAACGCTTAATCCATATCATTCCGACCGCTCCTTATTATCACC GTCATCACTTGCCGGTCTAATTGCAATGCTTCATTCATGCCTCGATATGAAAGCCATGGTGTTGGGAAAGTATCATTATATTCTTTACTTCCTTGTTTTGGCAATGCAG CCGAGGATGTTACTGACTTTGGACGAGAATTTAAAGCCTATATCAGTGCCTGTTCGGGTTGGTCGAGCAGTAGATGTTGTTGGACAGGCTGGTCGTCCTAAAATAATTACTGGTTTTCAGACTCACTCGACCCCTGTTCTCCTGGCTGCTGGGGATAGAGCCGAGCTAGCAACGGAAAA aTATATTCCCCTTTCGTCGATTCTCGAAGGGTTTGTTATTTTGAAGGACAATCCTGATTATGAGGATCGATTGTAA